One window of the Macaca thibetana thibetana isolate TM-01 chromosome 1, ASM2454274v1, whole genome shotgun sequence genome contains the following:
- the BECN2 gene encoding beclin-2, translated as MTSIRFLCQRCHQALRLSCSSESGSLPAAAAPTSGQAGPGDTPEPGATTSEVTDAEEPQDGASSRPLPGDGSVSKDQANVFTLLGELGAMQTLSSIQKAAGDIFDIVSGQEDVDHPLCEECTDSLLEQLDIQLALTEAESQNYQRCLETGMLATSEDQTAALRAELRDLELEEARLVQELEDVDRSNARAATDLEAAQAEAAELDQQERRYYREYSALKWQQLELLDQLGNVENQLQYARVQMDRLKEINCFTATFEIWVEGSLGVINNFRLGCLPTVPVGWNEINAAWGQAALLLLALANTIGLQFQRYRLIPCGNHSYLKSLTDEGTELPLFSYGGQDVFLNNKFDRAMVAFLDCMQQFKEEAEKGELGLCLPYRIQVETGLMEDAGGRGECYSIRTHLNTQELWTKALKFLLINLKRSLIWVASRYQK; from the coding sequence ATGACTTCCATCCGCTTCCTGTGCCAGCGCTGCCACCAGGCTCTAAGGCTGAGTTGCTCCTCGGAGTCCGGGAGCCTCCCTGCAGCCGCGGCGCCCACCTCCGGGCAGGCTGGGCCCGGAGACACCCCGGAGCCCGGCGCCACCACCAGCGAGGTGACAGATGCTGAGGAACCACAGGACGGCGCCTCCAGCAGACCCCTTCCAGGTGATGGCAGTGTGTCCAAGGACCAGGCCAACGTCTTCACGCTGCTGGGGGAGCTTGGCGCCATGCAAACGCTCAGTAGCATCCAGAAGGCAGCTGGTGACATTTTTGACATCGTCTCTGGCCAAGAAGATGTGGACCATCCCCTGTGTGAAGAGTGCACCGACAGTCTTCTAGAGCAGCTGGACATCCAGCTCGCTCTCACAGAAGCTGAGAGTCAGAACTACCAACGCTGCCTGGAGACCGGGATGCTGGCGACCAGCGAGGACCAGACGGCGGCGCTGCGGGCGGAGCTGCGGGAcctggagctggaggaggccAGGCTGGTGCAGGAGCTGGAGGATGTGGACAGGAGCAATGCAAGAGCAGCCACGGATCTCGAGGCAGCCCAGGCAGAGGCTGCGGAGCTGGATCAGCAGGAGAGGCGGTACTACAGGGAGTACAGTGCCTTGAAGTGGCAGCAGCTGGAACTGCTTGACCAGCTGGGGAACGTGGAGAACCAGCTGCAATATGCCAGGGTCCAGATGGACCGGTTGAAGGAAATCAACTGTTTCACTGCCACGTTTGAGATCTGGGTGGAGGGCTCCTTGGGCGTCATCAATAACTTCAGGTTGGGCTGCCTCCCCACTGTCCCTGTGGGCTGGAATGAGATTAACGCTGCCTGGGGACAGGCGGCTTTGCTGCTCCTTGCCCTGGCCAATACAATTGGACTGCAGTTTCAGAGGTATCGACTCATCCCCTGCGGAAACCATTCCTATCTGAAGTCTTTAACAGATGAGGGCACTGAGCTCCCCTTGTTCTCTTACGGGGGGCAGGATGTTTTCCTCAATAACAAGTTCGACCGCGCGATGGTGGCCTTCCTGGACTGCATGCAGCAGTTCAAggaagaggctgagaagggtgagCTGGGCCTCTGTCTGCCCTACAGGATCCAGGTGGAGACAGGCCTGATGGAGGACGCTGGCGGCCGAGGGGAATGCTATTCCATCAGAACCCATCTGAACACGCAGGAGCTGTGGACAAAGGCACTCAAGTTCTTGCTTATAAATTTAAAGCGGAGTCTCATCTGGGTTGCCTCAAGGTATCAAAAGTAG